The following coding sequences are from one Phenylobacterium glaciei window:
- a CDS encoding GlxA family transcriptional regulator encodes MTSAPLPLRNIALIGYDGAQSLDLVGPLEVFSMANRYAGAPAYNILLASLEGGEITCNSGLRLAGFVAVADLPDGLDTVLVAGGDEAGLLSMRGSGLVEWLQARRESVRRIGSVCSGAFVLAEAGLLDGRRATTHWDSCDAMRAFRPAVRLEPDAIFVADPPFYTSAGVTAGIDLCLALVEADLGAEVALAVARNLVLFMRRPGGQTQFSAGLGVQAAATPKLRTLVAQITGDPAGDLSLPELARRSGMSERTFSRVFQKEIGTTPAAFVEIARVDRAKALLETSDWPLARVGERSGFGSLDGLHRAFQKRVGITPGEYRQRFGRVAA; translated from the coding sequence ATGACCTCAGCCCCGCTCCCTCTCCGAAACATCGCTCTCATCGGCTATGACGGCGCCCAGTCCCTCGATCTCGTCGGGCCGCTGGAGGTGTTCTCCATGGCCAACCGCTACGCCGGCGCGCCGGCCTACAACATCCTCCTGGCGTCGCTGGAGGGCGGGGAGATCACCTGCAATTCCGGCCTGCGGCTGGCGGGGTTCGTGGCTGTCGCAGACCTGCCTGACGGTCTGGACACCGTGCTGGTGGCGGGCGGCGACGAGGCGGGCCTGCTCTCCATGCGCGGCAGCGGGCTGGTGGAGTGGCTGCAGGCGCGCCGCGAGAGCGTGCGCCGGATCGGCAGCGTGTGCTCGGGCGCCTTCGTCTTGGCCGAGGCCGGGCTGTTGGACGGCCGCCGGGCCACCACCCACTGGGACTCCTGCGACGCCATGCGGGCCTTCCGCCCGGCGGTGCGGCTGGAGCCGGACGCCATCTTCGTGGCCGATCCGCCCTTCTACACCTCGGCCGGGGTGACGGCGGGGATCGACCTCTGCCTGGCCCTGGTGGAGGCCGACCTGGGCGCCGAGGTGGCCCTGGCTGTGGCGCGCAACCTGGTGCTGTTCATGCGCCGCCCCGGCGGTCAGACCCAGTTCAGCGCGGGCCTGGGGGTGCAGGCGGCTGCGACGCCGAAGCTGCGCACTCTGGTGGCGCAGATCACCGGCGATCCGGCGGGCGACCTCAGTCTGCCGGAACTGGCCCGGCGCAGCGGCATGAGCGAGCGAACCTTCTCCCGCGTCTTCCAGAAAGAGATCGGGACCACGCCCGCCGCCTTCGTGGAGATCGCCCGGGTCGACCGGGCCAAGGCCCTGCTGGAGACCTCCGACTGGCCCCTGGCGCGCGTGGGGGAGCGGTCAGGCTTCGGCAGCCTGGACGGCCTGCACCGCGCCTTCCAGAAGCGGGTGGGGATCACGCCCGGCGAATACCGCCAGCGGTTCGGCCGGGTGGCGGCCTAG
- a CDS encoding DUF7064 domain-containing protein, giving the protein MAKAPTGFKTRLEPQDEFTHDPGDVKNYNESMYFNVFDPKTKTGGWFRIGNRANEHYAEMTICLYLPDGRVGFMFARPAITDNSEMNAGGLKVEVVEPFKHLKVTYSGKALILERPHEMADPKKAFRDNPSLPCTITLDYEGVSPMYGGETVREDGVAIEIDPEKSFAKAHYEQHCSAKGVFTIGDERFEIEGYGLRDKSWGPRHWQAIDWYRWCPMNFGRDFGMMLSVIGDGKGGARQGGMVFEGGAYDLISECVIDSDWDERGYQTALRAKVKTHGGKSYEVTGKVMSLIPLRNRRTTPEGQELQTRITEGMTEYRCGDLVGYGLSEYLDQIVDGQPNGKAAGY; this is encoded by the coding sequence ATGGCCAAGGCCCCGACCGGCTTCAAGACCCGTCTGGAACCCCAGGACGAGTTCACCCACGATCCGGGTGACGTCAAAAACTACAACGAAAGCATGTACTTCAACGTCTTCGATCCGAAGACCAAGACCGGCGGCTGGTTCCGCATCGGCAACCGCGCCAACGAGCATTACGCCGAGATGACCATCTGCCTGTACCTGCCCGACGGGCGGGTGGGCTTCATGTTCGCCAGGCCCGCCATCACCGACAATTCGGAGATGAACGCCGGGGGACTCAAGGTCGAGGTGGTCGAGCCCTTCAAGCACCTCAAGGTGACCTATTCGGGCAAGGCGCTGATTCTGGAGCGGCCCCATGAGATGGCCGACCCGAAAAAGGCCTTCCGTGACAATCCGTCCCTCCCCTGCACCATCACCCTCGATTACGAGGGCGTCTCGCCCATGTACGGCGGCGAGACGGTCCGCGAGGACGGGGTGGCCATCGAGATCGATCCCGAGAAGTCCTTCGCCAAGGCCCACTACGAACAGCACTGTTCGGCCAAGGGCGTCTTCACCATCGGCGACGAGCGGTTCGAGATCGAGGGCTACGGCCTGCGCGACAAGTCCTGGGGCCCGCGTCACTGGCAGGCCATCGACTGGTATCGCTGGTGCCCGATGAACTTCGGCCGCGACTTCGGGATGATGCTGTCGGTGATCGGCGACGGCAAGGGCGGCGCGCGCCAGGGCGGCATGGTGTTCGAAGGCGGCGCCTACGACCTGATCTCCGAGTGCGTGATCGATAGCGACTGGGACGAGCGCGGCTACCAGACCGCCCTGCGCGCCAAGGTGAAGACCCACGGCGGCAAGAGCTACGAGGTGACCGGCAAGGTCATGTCCCTGATCCCCCTGCGCAACCGCCGCACCACGCCCGAGGGTCAGGAGCTGCAGACCCGCATCACCGAGGGGATGACCGAATACCGCTGCGGCGACCTCGTGGGCTATGGCCTCAGCGAGTACCTGGACCAGATCGTCGACGGCCAGCCGAACGGCAAAGCCGCAGGGTACTAA
- a CDS encoding Mur ligase family protein yields the protein MRIHFTGIAGAGMSAVALMMRDAGHEVSGSDEDVFPPMSTYVAGLGFPVTYHFDVANLPNGLDVLVLGTSAKLGGDDNVEVAAARARGVRITTFAELVGEQTAHRENIVVAGSFGKSTCTALMAHILREAGHDSGWMIGAISPSLPATGHWGTRHEIVLEGDEYIVGNGDTRSKFALYHPRHLLLTSLIHDHVNVFPTFHDYEAPFIALMHDLPKGGLMVARDHSAVHKIAAETDAHVVWYDTVPCDGWFSEDVAYGETTSFKLVRPDGERIALTTTLLGAHNIENIVGVSAFLLERHLVSEADLAQGLASFEGIRRRLDRLTKTSKVPLIEGFGSSYEKARSAIDALQLHYPERPLIVVFEPHTFSWRSKDALAWYDTVFAGVSRVLLIPPPGHGAQTHHQSTHAEILERVYQAGVPVEGPTSADAVIGSLSHLKGDEIVLLLSSGPLLGLPDRLPAVMDRLYG from the coding sequence ATGCGCATTCATTTTACGGGCATAGCCGGAGCGGGCATGAGCGCGGTGGCGCTGATGATGCGCGACGCGGGCCACGAGGTCTCCGGCTCCGACGAAGACGTCTTCCCCCCGATGTCCACCTATGTGGCGGGGCTGGGCTTCCCGGTGACTTACCATTTTGACGTCGCCAACCTGCCCAACGGCCTCGACGTCCTGGTGCTGGGAACCAGCGCCAAGCTGGGGGGCGACGATAATGTCGAGGTGGCGGCCGCCCGGGCGCGCGGCGTGCGCATCACCACCTTCGCCGAACTGGTGGGAGAGCAGACAGCGCATCGCGAGAACATCGTGGTGGCCGGCTCCTTCGGGAAATCCACCTGCACGGCGCTGATGGCCCACATCCTGCGCGAGGCCGGCCACGACTCGGGCTGGATGATCGGCGCCATCTCGCCCTCCCTGCCGGCCACCGGCCACTGGGGGACTCGCCACGAGATCGTGCTGGAGGGGGACGAGTACATCGTCGGCAATGGCGACACCCGGTCCAAGTTCGCCCTGTACCACCCGCGCCACCTGCTGTTGACCTCGCTGATCCACGACCACGTCAACGTCTTCCCGACCTTCCACGACTACGAGGCGCCGTTCATCGCGCTGATGCACGACCTGCCCAAGGGCGGGCTGATGGTGGCCCGCGACCACTCCGCCGTGCACAAGATCGCCGCCGAAACCGACGCTCACGTGGTCTGGTACGACACCGTCCCCTGCGACGGCTGGTTCAGCGAGGATGTGGCCTATGGCGAGACCACCAGCTTCAAACTGGTGCGCCCGGACGGGGAGCGCATCGCGCTCACCACCACCCTGCTGGGCGCCCACAACATCGAGAACATCGTCGGGGTTTCGGCCTTCCTGCTGGAGCGTCATCTGGTGAGCGAGGCCGACCTGGCTCAAGGCCTGGCCAGCTTCGAGGGCATCCGCCGCCGGCTGGACCGTCTGACCAAGACCTCGAAGGTCCCGCTGATCGAGGGCTTCGGCTCGTCTTACGAAAAGGCCCGCTCGGCCATCGACGCCCTGCAGCTGCACTATCCCGAGCGGCCGCTGATCGTGGTGTTCGAACCCCACACCTTCTCCTGGCGCAGCAAGGATGCGCTCGCCTGGTACGACACGGTGTTCGCGGGGGTGTCCCGTGTGCTGCTGATCCCGCCGCCGGGCCATGGCGCGCAGACCCATCACCAGTCCACCCACGCCGAGATCCTGGAGCGGGTCTATCAGGCCGGCGTCCCCGTGGAGGGGCCCACCAGCGCGGACGCGGTGATCGGATCCCTTTCCCATCTGAAGGGCGACGAGATCGTCCTGCTGCTATCTTCCGGCCCGCTGCTGGGCCTGCCCGACAGGCTGCCGGCGGTGATGGATCGCCTCTACGGATAA